The following DNA comes from Kitasatospora sp. NBC_01287.
TGTCCTCACTCTGCCGAAGCCCATGATCACCCGTCCACCGCTTTGCGCACCTCGGCGTCACGATCGTGGACGACCGAAAATACCGGCACTCACGGCCGCCGCCGGGGTACGGTCCCTCGGTGATCAATGAAGACGGATACTTCGACGAACGTGAAGCGGCGAAATATGACGACCCGTCAAGTCCCGTGGAGCAGGTTGAGGTCATCGAATCCACGGTGGACTTCCTGGCGGAACTGGCCGGTGACGGAAGGGCGCTGGAGCTGGCGGTCGGGACAGGGCGCATCGCGCTGCCGCTCGCGCGGCGCGGGGTGCCGGTCCACGGTATCGAGCTGTCACGCGCGATGGTGGCCCGGCTGCGCGCCAAGCCCGGGGGCCAGGAGATCGGCGTCACCATCGGCGACATGACCACCACCACCGTGGACACCGGGGCGGACGGAGCCTTCTCCCTGTCCTACCTCGTCTACAACACGATCATGAACCTGACCACGCAGGAGGCCCAGGTCGCCTGCTTCCGCAACGCCGCGGAGCACCTCGCGCCCGGGGGCTTCTTCGTCATCGAGGTGATGATTCCGGAGCTGCGCAAGCTCCCGGCCGGGCAGCGCATCGTCCCCTTCGACACGAGCCCGACCCGCTGGGCCTACACCGACTACGACGTCACCACCCAGGCGGCACGCTGCCATTACATCAATGTGGTCGACGGCCGTGGCGAGCACAGCGAGGTGCCGTTCCGGTACGTGTGGCCGGCCGAGCTGGACCTGATGGCCCAGCTCGCCGGACTGCGGCCGCACGGGCGCTGGGAGGACTGGACGCGCAAGCCCTTCGCCCAGGACAGCGCCCAGCACGTCTCGGTCTGGCAGAAGCCGATCGGCTGAGCGCCGCTGCCACGCGGAGGCGGCCGACCCGCGGCGACCGCGCCAGCCCGAATTCCCTCAGCACCAGGGCGCGGCGGCCCGGCGCAGCGTGTCGACCGCCTCCGCCAGGCTCGTGACCGAGGCGAGCGCTCCGGTGATCGTGAACACCGCCCGCTGGATCCGCCCTGTCCCGCTCCGGCCACCCTGAGCGCCCTGCCCACCCTCGCCACTCTGACTGCCCAGGCCGGCCGCCTCCTCCCGCACCTCGTCCAGCACCGCCGCCACCACCTCGGCCGCACCGGGCGGCACAGCCCCCGGCGAGGCGGCCCGCAGCGCCCGCAGCTCGTCATGCAGCGTGCTCACGGCCTCCAGCAGCTGCGCGGTCGCCGCCGACGGCCCGTCCGCGTCAGCCTCGGCAGATCCGTACTGCCGGTAGTCGGCGCGGGCGTGGCTTCCGCTCTGCACCACGCCGGTGACCGACCCGGCGATGTGGATGCTGCCGCTCCGAGCGCTCTCGTCCGTCATGATCGCGTCCTTTCTGATCGTGGCCCGCGGCGGTCGGTTCCCGGCCGGTGCCAGTCGGTTCCCAGCCGGTGCCAGTCGGTTCCCGGCCGGTGCCGTCAGTCCCGGCCGGTGCCGTCAGTCGCGGTCGGTGCCGATCCGGGGTTGGGGGGTGGAGACCCGCTGGTAGTCGGCCCGGGCATGGGATCCGCTCTGCACGTTCCCGGTGACGTTCCCGCCGACCTGGATGCCGTTGTTGATCACCACGTTCTGGCGGACCTCGTACTCGTCGACGCGGTACCCGTGCTCCTTCAGGCAGTCCGCCACGGCACTCATGGTGCGTGACGTGATGCTCTTCAGGAACCGCTGGACGTCCATCTCCTGGAAGAGCTGGTGGTATCCGGACTCCGCACCCAGCTCGCGCACCGAGCGGGTCGGCCCGTGGTCGACCGCGCGGTTCGCCGCGCACATCCGCCGGTACCAGACCCTCCTGCGGGTGCTCCGGACGGCGCTGCGCACCGCCGTGAAGAGGTCCGGCAGCGCCCGGCTGACCAGGCCCAGCGAGGAGCCGAGCGAGCGGCCGAGCAGCAGCGTCCAGTCACCGGCGCCGTCGGGCGGC
Coding sequences within:
- a CDS encoding class I SAM-dependent methyltransferase, which translates into the protein MINEDGYFDEREAAKYDDPSSPVEQVEVIESTVDFLAELAGDGRALELAVGTGRIALPLARRGVPVHGIELSRAMVARLRAKPGGQEIGVTIGDMTTTTVDTGADGAFSLSYLVYNTIMNLTTQEAQVACFRNAAEHLAPGGFFVIEVMIPELRKLPAGQRIVPFDTSPTRWAYTDYDVTTQAARCHYINVVDGRGEHSEVPFRYVWPAELDLMAQLAGLRPHGRWEDWTRKPFAQDSAQHVSVWQKPIG
- a CDS encoding DUF5955 family protein gives rise to the protein MTDESARSGSIHIAGSVTGVVQSGSHARADYRQYGSAEADADGPSAATAQLLEAVSTLHDELRALRAASPGAVPPGAAEVVAAVLDEVREEAAGLGSQSGEGGQGAQGGRSGTGRIQRAVFTITGALASVTSLAEAVDTLRRAAAPWC